CTGATGCTAGTTAAGATTTTGGGTTCGTCAGGCGATGATTTTCACGGCGTAATATACAACGAGAAAAAGATTGATTCGGGAAAAGGAGAACTGATGCTGATGAAGAACTTTCCGTCATTCATTAACGAAGAAAGCAGTTCCGAGGAGGTAAGAAATTACCTGAGAGCGATTTCCAAAAGTGACCGAGTGAAAAAACCACAGTTTCACGCCGTGATTTCGTCGAGATTTCAGGAGGAAACGAAAGAGCAACTCACCGAAACCGCCGAGAAATTTATGGATGAAATGGGATACGGGAAACATCCGTTTCTAGTGATTTTCCACAGCGATACCGAGAACAACCATGTCCACATAGTTTCCACGAGAGTCAATAAAAAATCGGGCAGGAAAATCAACGATTCCTATGAGAAACTGAAAGCACAAAAAGCATTGGCAAAAGTTCAGGAACAGATTTTTGGAATCAGCCAAGAATCAACCTTAAACAAACTCTTGTGTTACAGATTCGCTTCTATCAACCAATTGGAAACACTTCTGAACCGGAATGGATTCCGGGTAGCGATGAACAAGGCAGATGAAAATTCAATCGACCTCCTTAAAAATGGAGTGATTCAGAAAACGCTCGACATCGGAAAAATTTCATTTCAAGATTCAGATGATTTAAGCCGAAAGAAACAGATTAAAGCCATCATTGCCAAATACAGGGAAATATGCTCCCCGAAAGTATTTAAGGTGGAAGACAGCAGAAAGTTTGAAGGTTTGTTTGAAAAGCAAGCCGATTCTACACCAAAGATTGAGTTTGAAAGCGAACTTCAGAAGAAGATGCGCGATGTGTTTGGAATCGACATCGTCTTCCACCATAAAGATTTTAAGAAGCCTTTCGGTTGCACCATCATCGACCATAAAACAGGAAGCGTCTTCAAAGGAAGCGAGATTTTCAAGATGAACGAGATGTTTGAGTTTACCGAAAACACCATCGACAAAAGGATGTTTGAACGCTTGAAAGATTTCAGCATTCGGGACGAAAAGGAAAAGGAAGTTTTGATTAAATCCTTCAACGACGATTCCATCAAGGATTTTATGGTTTTTGAGAACAAGTTTAGAAAGACCAAGGAAATTTATCAGTTCATCAGAATGGATGTTTTACAATACCTGAAAAATGGACAAAACGACCAAATCTCCATAGTGAAGAACGATGACGGCGATTTTTATGCAGTACACCACCGATACAACCATATTCAGGACTTAAAGTCTTTGGTGGGGGAAAAAATCATCGAGCAAATATTTTATCCTGAACAAAATCTGCAGGAATCAATGGGAACTATTCAAAAACAGGAAAGCAACCTTTCAAAACTGATTGACGAACTCCTGAAATCTTCCTTTACCGCAAAAGATCCTGCCGAAGACGAGCTGAAAAAGAAAAGAAAAAAGAGAAAATAATGATTATCACATTTGCCACACAGAAAGGCGGCGCCGGAAAAACCACGCTTGCCATTGCCTTTGCCAATTATCTCGCCTTACAGAAAAAGGAAATCCACGTTTTCGATTTCGATTTTCAGAAATCTTTCTACAACAAGTGGATGGAGGATGAAGACTTGAATCTCCCCAAACTGTACGAGGTTCAGATTTCGGAGGACAATCATGCTCCCTTCTCCGATTTTGAAACGCTGATGAAGATGAAGTCCGACGACGCGGTCTATCTTTTCGACCTTGCCGGAACACTCGATATGAAGTATACCGACATCCTTCAATACAGCGACTTTATCATCATTCCTTTTGAATATTCCGACATCTCCACCAAATCGACCTTGGTCTTCATCAACTTTTTGGGGCTTTTGGAAAGTGAAGCCGGAAAGATTTTCATCCGTTCACGCTACGAAAAAAATTTTGAGTATCCGAACAAGCCTATGATGGACGAGGAAATTTCAAGGTTCGGAAAACTTATTACCCAACCTGTCCTCAAACGGAACATCCTTCAGAAAATCAACACCCGCTCGCTAAAAGGTCCCCAAAGACTTGCCGTGAGAGATGTTTTCTCGGAAGTGATGGAACACATCGAAAAGGCTTCCAAAGATAAATAACATTCAAGAAAGTTAATCTTCAACACCTAAAAACCTTTATCCATTATGGGAAAATTTACACTCATTATTTTGGGAATCTATATTCTCTACTATGCGGGAAACTTCGTCTATGACTTGTTTCTAAAGAAAACCAATGCCGTGAAAACCGACGACACCGAAGTCTTCTCGATTGGCGATTTTGCAGAACGCGACCAACCGGACATTATTCAAGTCGGAATCGAGGATGCTGAACCGCTAAATGTTCCAAATTCCTTTTCTCCTTCAGATTATGCTTTGGAAGACGAACCACAATCTGTTTTAGAAATTGAAACAGAACCGGACATCGAAACTCTTCGCAGAAAATTCGAGCAGGAAGAATTTTTTGGTCAATTTGACGAAGCATTGGAAAGCTTATCAAAAATAACTAAACCTGCTCCCAAAACTGAAGAAATCCAACAGAATTTTATAAGCAGGCAGGAAGACAAATTCAGGCAGATGCTCAACCTTGCCGAAACCAACGTACAAATGGTCAATGTTAACGGAATCAAATCCTACAAGTCTGTACTCCCCTCTTTCAAATAAATCGAACCCTAATTTTTTAACCCTTACGAATTATGAATTCAAAAATGAACAAAAGAAAATTGTTTGGAAAAATGCTGACCGCCGGACTACTGTTTTTGGCGGTTGCACCACTACTCGCACAAGCCGGAGGAGCAGGCGCACTTGCCGGAGCGAACACCTCTATCCGTTCCTATTGGGAACCCATCAAACTGATTATTCAGGC
This DNA window, taken from Chryseobacterium sp. 6424, encodes the following:
- a CDS encoding DUF4134 domain-containing protein → MNKRKLFGKMLTAGLLFLAVAPLLAQAGGAGALAGANTSIRSYWEPIKLIIQAIGAVVGLIGGVRIYNKWTNGDQDINKEIVGWAGACLFLVIVPQFVGAFFGM
- a CDS encoding relaxase/mobilization nuclease domain-containing protein; its protein translation is MLVKILGSSGDDFHGVIYNEKKIDSGKGELMLMKNFPSFINEESSSEEVRNYLRAISKSDRVKKPQFHAVISSRFQEETKEQLTETAEKFMDEMGYGKHPFLVIFHSDTENNHVHIVSTRVNKKSGRKINDSYEKLKAQKALAKVQEQIFGISQESTLNKLLCYRFASINQLETLLNRNGFRVAMNKADENSIDLLKNGVIQKTLDIGKISFQDSDDLSRKKQIKAIIAKYREICSPKVFKVEDSRKFEGLFEKQADSTPKIEFESELQKKMRDVFGIDIVFHHKDFKKPFGCTIIDHKTGSVFKGSEIFKMNEMFEFTENTIDKRMFERLKDFSIRDEKEKEVLIKSFNDDSIKDFMVFENKFRKTKEIYQFIRMDVLQYLKNGQNDQISIVKNDDGDFYAVHHRYNHIQDLKSLVGEKIIEQIFYPEQNLQESMGTIQKQESNLSKLIDELLKSSFTAKDPAEDELKKKRKKRK
- a CDS encoding ParA family protein, with protein sequence MIITFATQKGGAGKTTLAIAFANYLALQKKEIHVFDFDFQKSFYNKWMEDEDLNLPKLYEVQISEDNHAPFSDFETLMKMKSDDAVYLFDLAGTLDMKYTDILQYSDFIIIPFEYSDISTKSTLVFINFLGLLESEAGKIFIRSRYEKNFEYPNKPMMDEEISRFGKLITQPVLKRNILQKINTRSLKGPQRLAVRDVFSEVMEHIEKASKDK